atacggtatgggcagcttgcatgttttgaaaggcactatgaatgctgaaaggtatataaaggttttagagcaacatatgctcccctccagatgacgtgtatttcagcaggacaatgcaaaaccacatactgcagctactACAACAGCATGggttcatagtagaagagtccggttgctgaattggtctgcctgcagtccagatctctCACCTATAGACAACATTTagtgcatcattaaacaaaaaatatgtcaaagatgaccacaaactcttcagcagctggaaacctatatcaggcaagaatgggaccaaattccaacaccaaaactccagaaactcataacctcgatgcccagacgtcttcaaactgttttgaaaagaagaggagatgctacaccacggtaaacatgcccccgtcccaactattctgagacctgtagcaggcgtcacatttgaaatgagctcattgtgtgcataaaattgtaaatatttctcagtttaaacatttgatatgttatctatgttctttatgaataaaatatttgctcatgcgatttgaaagtcttttagttttcatttttttcaaatttaaaaaacgtcccaacatttccggaattcgggttgtagtaccctccaaaagtattggagcagtgaagacaaaattgctctgttggctgtggagtcgagacatttgcaaatatgattaaaagatgaatatgagacaaaactacagaatgtcacattttattattagccgtttcaacacatacatgttttaccaaataaaaagaacagcacttttagagttcatctcACTcgttgatgtgagcataagtattgggacagttgaacataaggcagatataaaagattaaaagctattgttTAGTTGCAGATCTCTTGCGCTCAATcccagcagtgagtctgtgacccgtagacatcaccagactcttgctcTCATGCTTTCAGATactttcccagcctttaatgcagccagttccaactgttgcttgttttggggagtttctgcctttgcTCTCCTCTTCAGCCGCTGAAGTTCATGTTCAatcagatttaaatctggagattgactcgggcaatctaagactttccatttctctgCTCTTATAAACTCCTCgactgaactggcaggtgttttgggtcattgttctgatgcaatatgaagcacttcccaatgaatctggtggcgttttcttgaatattggtaggcaagatgtcaaagtctcctgaggacagtatattgtcagagcatcacccagctttctggaggttgttggtgattttacaggcatgtcttttagggttcattttcacagcttttatgatttgtctgtcatcagctgctgttgttttctcagccggtCAGGTAGTTGttgtttccaaactcttgatttcttcaTGCTCTTTGTTTTTGCTggagctctaattgacttcctcttttcttttagcatccaaattgcttgcttttctctcaaagtcagctccctcatcttcatcctggtttgtgtgcgtcatcatcgaatgcaagattcagaatgcagaagtaatggatataactgatacgacacattccctgcttttaatatctgaagaattaatgcaacggGACaaagctgatcacttagaaagacctgcgaggcaactgttccaatacttctGCTCACATCAGATCgagggatgaactctaaaagtgctgaacttctgaGCTGCTAAACATGtgtgtgttgaaacggctaataataaaatgcgactctgtagttttgtctcatcttcatattttaatcatatttgtaaatgtcttgactccacagccaacagaacaattttgtctttactgttccaatacttttggagggcactctAAATCTAAGATGTTGTGGCTTTAAGTGACCCCTGACCCCTGAGCTCGTCAGTGTGTGTCGTCGGCGTGTTAGTGAGCGCGTGACCCCTGACCCCTGAGCTCGTCAGTGTGTGTCGTCGGCGTGTTAGTGAGCGTGTGACCCCTGACCCCTGAGCTCGTCAGTGTGTGTCGTCGGCGTGTTAGTGAGCGTGTGACCCCTGACCCCTGAGCTCGTCAGTGTGTGTCGTCAGCGTGTGGTTGAGCACGTGACCCCTGACCCCTGAGCTCGTCAGTGTGTGTCGTCGGCGTGTTAGTGAGCGTGTGACCCCTGACCCCTGAGCTCGTCAGTGTGTGTCGTCGGCGTGTTAGTGAGCGTGTGACCCCTGACCCCTGAGCTCGTCAGTGTGTGTCGTCAGCGTGTGGTTGAGCACGTGACCCCTGAGCTCGTCAGTGTGTGTCGTCTGCGTGTGGTTGAGCGCGTGACCCCTGACCCCTGAGCTCGTCAGTGTGTGTAGTCTGCGTGTGGTTGAGCGCGTGACCCCTGACCCCTGAGCTCGTCAGCGTGTGGTTGAGCGCGTGACCCCTGACCCCTGAGCTCGTCAGTGTGTGTAGTCTGCGTGTGGTTGAGCGCGTGACCCCTGACCCCTGAGCTCGTCTGCGTGTGGTTGAGCGCGTGACCCCTGACCCCTGAGCTCGTCAGTGTGTGTCGTCGGCGTGTTAGTGAGCGTGTGACCCCTGACCCCTGAGCTCGTCAGTGTGTGTCGTCGGCGTGTTAGTGAGCGTGTGACCCCTGACCCCTGAGCTCGTCAGTGTGTGTAGTCTGCGTGTGGTTGAGCGCGTGACCCCTGACCCCTGAGCTCGTCAGCGTGTGTATCTCAGACTCACCGCTGAAGCCGGATCCGGCGTGAGTGACGATGTCCAGCAGGGTCTCGGGCAGCACGCCCTGCTCGCGGAAGCGCTGGACGCAGATGTCTCCCTGTCTCTTGGACAGCTTGGAGCCGTCGCGGTTGAGGAGCAGCGGCAGGTGAGCGTAGGCTGGCGGCGTCCAGCGCAGCGCGCGGAACAGCTGCAGGTGTTTAGCGGTGGAGATCAGCCACTCGGAGCCGCGCAGCACGTGACTGACCCGCATAGCGTGATCGTCCACCACGCTGGCCAGGTGATAGGTGGGGAAGCCGTCGGCCTTCAGGATCACCGGATCGCCCTCCGCTGCCGGATCGTGCCGCGTCCAGCCGAACACCAGGTCCCTGAAGGGCTCGGCGCCAGGGTCCAGCCTGAAGCGGATCACACACGGGACGCCCTCAGACCGCTTCTGCTGCACCTGCTCCGGACGCAGCTCTCGACAGCGGTTATCATACCTGCGGAGACGGCAGACCGTCAACCACTGCACCGCAAACTGAGACTTACACTCAATACAgaagctttccactgatgtgtggtttgttaggatcggacaatatctgaaaatctggaatctgcaggtgtagaaaaaaatctaaatattgagaaaatctcctttaaagttgtccaaatgaagttcttagcaatgcatattactaatcaaaaatgaagttttgatatatttacggtaggaaatttacaaaatatcttcatggaacatgatctttacttaatatcctaatgatttttggcataaaagaaaaattgatcattttgacccatacaatgtattgttggtagggctgtcgcggttaaggaatttcccttgcggtaattttgagtggctcaatagcgcggtgtatatatatatataatctgtgtgtgtatgtgttacgatgtaaggaggtcatattcagaaaccaatcaaaccgaaactaaatcgcgttgaaacaggaagtgaagtaaacagaagagaaagacaaaataacggtccacataacaaaacttaaacctgacaataagatcattagtatattgttagcatatatatatatatataacagttagttctgatcctcaaatctgactgacaagagactttttctgttgatatttcacctgcgtgttctagacggctgtcagtcagtgcagcGTCACTGTTTCGCCTCGagactgtctttgagtgagtcttcattcaactacacgttcaaaagcgccgattcattcagagatttgtaatgaaacacgctgctgaaatcattttaactttgagcggcacttttaaaggctcagctgaccagcagagcgtcGATGCTAAGACAGATTTCGCTTTCCTTGGACACGACAACCTGTTTTCACAGATACACGACTcggcctgaaggacagacgcaggtaatcgcTCGCGATCAGTCGCTCTCGCTCTCATTCGCTGTCGgtttaggcttgttaagtgcaaatttactgagcctctgtgcaaatcagcatgataattgttatcattactaatattcagtacacatgcacaaAGTGTAAAACGAGAAGGGCAtaaccttacgaaaattaaaaaacactgaaatatcgcgGTTGCTGCGGTTGTTGCATCCCTCTGCGGTTCTGCTCctcaatagcgcggtattgcggtcatcgcgacagccctaatggttggctattgctgcagatatagctgtgctgcttatgactgcttctgtgctgcagggtcacgtATAGCCAAGGCCGATATTCGGGATTTTTGTAATATCGCATCGGCCGATAAGTTTTTGAGTTTGGCTGATGCGTTTGAGACTTTCATTTTGACGGCGCCGTACACAGCGCTCACGTTCTCGCTCTGTCGTCGTTAACAGTTCTGTCTAATACGGATAGAAGTCTGTCTAATAATCAGACAGAACCGTTAACAAaggaattaaaatgtatacaaaaaagTATAACGactgcttttatattattagtaatagaaaggctaacattataatactttctCGTTTGCCTTCAGCATTCAGCAGATacgcatttatatcatttaaacaaatctttgaatgaCTAATGAATATTCCAGACCTTACAGACTTCGTTAAATCCAGCGGTGAGGTCTTGTGAAGCGTGTTTGTATATGAACGCGTGTTTTCTGAGTGAAATGAATGAGTTCATCTTCACTGGAGACGCGTGCTCCACAAACTCTCGTGAAACAGTAGAGACTAGCTGGACGGAGAGGCGAGCAAAGACAGCAGTCAGGAGTGTGTGTTTACCGCGGCACGAGTCCGCTGCGCTGCGCTGCCCTCTTCAGCAGATCCAGCCTCTGATTGGAGCAGAAGCAGTAGTAGGCGTGTCCCGTCTCCAGCAGAGCTGATGCTGCCTGAGAGTAGAGATGCAGACGCTCGGACTGAACATACGGCCCATAATCCCCTCCTCTGCGGCGGCTCTCGTCCGGCGGGAtacctgcaacacacacacacagagagagagactagCGTCTGAGcttctgaaacacacacacacacacacacacacacacacacacacacacacacacacacactctctcacactctctctcacacacacacacacactctctctctcacacacacacacacacacacacacacacactctctctctcacactctctctctctctctcacacacacacacacacacacacactctctctctctctcacactctctctctctcacacacacacacacacacacacacactctctctctcacacacacacacacacacacctgtccaCTCCAGCATGTCCTCTATATCGTCCGCGGCTCCGGGGGTCAGGCGGCTCCGGTCAGTGTCCTCCAGCCGCAGGATGAAGGCGCCTCCGCGCTGCTTGGCGAGCAGATAGTTATAGAGAGCCGTGCGCAGTCCTCCGAGATGCAGAAACCCTGAGCAGAGACActgacattaacacacacacacaaacacggcCACCGGGAGCATTTCAAGCAGCTCACTCATTCTGCTGTACTTTTACCCGCTGCACCTGTCTGTGGTGTTTCCCGCGGTTTGTTGTAGATATTAGTGATtagatattaattattattagatGTATGATTTTACCCGTGGGGCTCGGAGCGAAGCGGACGCGCGGCGCGGGCGCGGGCTGTCTCGTGCACACGCCTCTGTGCGCGCCGCTTCTCCTGCAGCACATTCTCCTCAAAACAGCCGAACATCTCCACGCGTCCATACCGGAGACTCTACCGGAGACTAGAACACCGGGTAATGCTAGGAGCGAGACAGCTGTGGCTACTGCGCATGTGCACATCAATACTCGCTGCTCCACTTCCTGCTTCACGACAGTTTACAACAAAAGTCTCTAACGCCACTCGCTGCACGGGCCGAAACATGTTCATAAAACACATTCatgtagacacacacacacacacacacacacacacacacacacagacagacgcacacagacaaacacacacacagacagacgcacacagacaaacacacacacacactcacacacacacacacagacacacacacacacacacacacacacacacacacacacagacagacagacgcacacagacacacacagacagacgcacacagacaaacacacacacagacagacgcacacagacaaacacacacacactcacacacacacacacacacacacacacagacagacagacacacagacacacacacacagacacacacacacacacacacacacacacacacacagacagacagacagacgcacacagacaaacagacaaacacacacacacacacacacacacacacagacagacgcacacagacaaacacacactcacacacacacacacacacagacagacacagacacgcacgcacacacacacacagacacacacagacacacacagacagacacgcacacacacacacacacacacacacacacacagacagacagacacgcacacacacacacacacacagacagacacacacacacacacacagacagacacgcacgcacacacacacacacagacagacagacagacacacacacacacacacacacacacactcactgctCCTCCAGGGGCCGCTGCGCATCGCAAACACTGTAATCTTCTCACAGCAGCTCCACACACTCCAGACTTCCAGCACAGCATCAGATAGTTCAGTCTAAAAcatgttctcttttgtcagaatctaatctttggcctcagatgacacaCAGACCTGTCAAAGACACTGGTCATTTTAGATGACCTTTcggatgtatttaattataaaaccctttataatgtataattacatttattaacaactattttaatattctcTCTAAACCTTATTGTATATTAAGACAAGCACCTgcaattctggccaaattaacttaaaaaa
The genomic region above belongs to Onychostoma macrolepis isolate SWU-2019 chromosome 01, ASM1243209v1, whole genome shotgun sequence and contains:
- the ears2 gene encoding probable glutamate--tRNA ligase, mitochondrial isoform X2 encodes the protein MCTCAVATAVSLLALPGVLVSGRVSGMDAWRCSAVLRRMCCRRSGAHRGVCTRQPAPAPRVRFAPSPTGFLHLGGLRTALYNYLLAKQRGGAFILRLEDTDRSRLTPGAADDIEDMLEWTGIPPDESRRRGGDYGPYVQSERLHLYSQAASALLETGHAYYCFCSNQRLDLLKRAAQRSGLVPRYDNRCRELRPEQVQQKRSEGVPCVIRFRLDPGAEPFRDLVFGWTRHDPAAEGDPVILKADGFPTYHLASVVDDHAMRVSHVLRGSEWLISTAKHLQLFRALRWTPPAYAHLPLLLNRDGSKLSKRQGDICVQRFREQGVLPETLLDIVTHAGSGFSDNRIGRRLDELVAEFNVAKITTHSALLDLDKLDEFNRVHLQRRIEDEQKCAVLRDELRRQVLHTHGSEISDRTVLEPHYIHRVLQLRKGHVCSLRELLDHTHAFLWIRPRVTRQQLLEVSAEAESIAAAVVQLVASGGSFQSTERLNAEFKLITSRLKHTKYSGAMRVLRLALSAQQGPSVAEMMLSLGEQEVCVRLQKALEH
- the ears2 gene encoding probable glutamate--tRNA ligase, mitochondrial isoform X1, giving the protein MCTCAVATAVSLLALPGVLVSGRVSGMDAWRCSAVLRRMCCRRSGAHRGVCTRQPAPAPRVRFAPSPTGFLHLGGLRTALYNYLLAKQRGGAFILRLEDTDRSRLTPGAADDIEDMLEWTGIPPDESRRRGGDYGPYVQSERLHLYSQAASALLETGHAYYCFCSNQRLDLLKRAAQRSGLVPRYDNRCRELRPEQVQQKRSEGVPCVIRFRLDPGAEPFRDLVFGWTRHDPAAEGDPVILKADGFPTYHLASVVDDHAMRVSHVLRGSEWLISTAKHLQLFRALRWTPPAYAHLPLLLNRDGSKLSKRQGDICVQRFREQGVLPETLLDIVTHAGSGFSDNRIGRRLDELVAEFNVAKITTHSALLDLDKLDEFNRVHLQRRIEDEQKCAVLRDELRRQVLHTHGSEISDRTVLEPHYIHRVLQLRKGHVCSLRELLDHTHAFLWIRPRVTRQQLLEVSAEAESIAAAVVQLVASGGSFQSTERLNAEFKLITSRLKHTKYSGAMRVLRLALSAQQQGPSVAEMMLSLGEQEVCVRLQKALEH